In Dolichospermum flos-aquae CCAP 1403/13F, the following proteins share a genomic window:
- a CDS encoding aminopeptidase P N-terminal domain-containing protein: MQTEYRQRREQLMAKIGSGTAIFRSAPTAVMHNDVEYIYRQDSDFFYLTGFNEAQAVAVLAPHHPEHRFILFVQPKDREKEVWSGYRCGIDAAKEFYGADVAYPIAELDEKLPQYLEKANCIYYHLGRDRNFNDKILQHYQNLLRTYPKRGTGPTSITDPGTVLNTMRLYKSKTELDLMRQAVEIAVEAHNYALQTTAPGRYEYEIQAEIEHIFRLRGGMGPAYPSIVASGTNACVLHYIENNCQMQANDLLLIDAGCAYSYYNSDITRTFPVSGKFTSEQKALYEIVLAAQKQAIAEVKPGNSFHAPHNAAVRILTEGLVELGLLKGEIDKLIAEEKYKLFYMHRTSHWLGLDVHDVGMYQDGENPQTLQPGQVLTIEPGLYIVPDTKPAEDQPEIDPRWVGIGIRIEDDVLVTADGNEVLTAGVPKEIKDLEK; this comes from the coding sequence ATGCAAACAGAATATCGGCAACGTCGTGAGCAGTTAATGGCGAAAATAGGCAGTGGTACAGCGATTTTTAGAAGTGCGCCGACCGCAGTAATGCACAACGATGTCGAGTATATTTATCGTCAAGATAGTGATTTCTTTTACTTAACTGGCTTTAACGAAGCCCAAGCGGTCGCAGTATTAGCACCACATCATCCAGAACATCGGTTTATCTTATTTGTCCAACCCAAAGACCGAGAAAAGGAAGTTTGGAGTGGTTATCGTTGTGGAATAGACGCAGCTAAGGAATTTTATGGTGCAGATGTAGCTTACCCCATTGCGGAGTTAGATGAAAAGTTACCCCAATATTTAGAAAAAGCCAATTGTATCTATTATCATTTAGGACGCGATCGCAATTTCAACGACAAAATTCTCCAACATTATCAAAACTTACTCCGAACCTATCCCAAACGTGGTACAGGCCCCACATCCATCACCGACCCTGGTACTGTCCTCAACACCATGCGGTTATATAAAAGCAAAACAGAATTAGATCTAATGCGTCAAGCCGTAGAAATTGCCGTAGAAGCTCATAATTATGCTTTGCAAACCACCGCACCAGGACGTTATGAATATGAAATCCAAGCCGAAATAGAACATATTTTCCGGTTGCGGGGGGGAATGGGACCAGCTTATCCTTCCATTGTCGCATCAGGTACAAATGCTTGCGTACTGCATTACATCGAAAACAACTGTCAAATGCAAGCAAATGATTTACTCTTGATTGATGCTGGTTGCGCTTATAGTTATTACAACTCTGATATTACCCGCACATTTCCCGTTAGTGGTAAATTCACATCAGAACAAAAAGCATTATATGAAATAGTATTAGCAGCACAAAAACAAGCAATAGCAGAAGTAAAGCCGGGTAATTCCTTCCATGCACCTCATAATGCAGCCGTGCGGATATTAACAGAAGGATTAGTCGAACTGGGTTTACTCAAAGGAGAAATTGATAAATTAATCGCAGAGGAAAAATATAAACTCTTTTATATGCACCGCACCAGTCATTGGTTAGGCTTAGATGTCCATGATGTCGGAATGTATCAAGATGGAGAAAACCCCCAAACCTTACAACCTGGACAAGTGTTAACCATAGAACCAGGACTTTATATTGTACCGGATACCAAACCCGCCGAAGACCAACCGGAAATTGACCCCCGTTGGGTAGGAATTGGGATTCGTATTGAAGATGATGTCTTAGTTACCGCAGATGGAAATGAGGTTTTAACAGCGGGAGTTCCCAAGGAAATAAAGGATTTAGAAAAATAG
- a CDS encoding DUF29 domain-containing protein, with translation MEVSLYERDFLLWTTDIVNKLKSKDFDHLDLENLIEEIETLGRSEKKELKSRLLVLLEHLLKRLYVNSPDNYRGWEITINEQRRQLELELEDSPSLKNIWDESFNTAWRLAIKGVRKDYPQVIFPDVCPYSSDIDSMLDCDFWKQ, from the coding sequence ATGGAAGTTTCTCTTTACGAGCGTGACTTTTTACTGTGGACAACAGATATAGTTAATAAACTCAAGTCCAAAGATTTTGACCACCTAGATTTAGAAAATTTAATTGAGGAAATTGAGACTTTGGGAAGATCAGAAAAAAAAGAACTTAAAAGCCGACTTTTGGTTCTGCTAGAACATTTACTCAAAAGATTGTACGTTAATTCACCAGATAATTATCGGGGTTGGGAAATAACAATTAATGAACAACGACGACAATTAGAATTAGAACTTGAAGATTCTCCAAGTTTGAAGAATATCTGGGATGAATCTTTTAATACAGCTTGGAGACTAGCAATTAAAGGAGTTCGTAAAGATTATCCACAAGTTATATTTCCCGATGTATGTCCATATTCTTCTGACATAGATTCTATGTTAGATTGTGATTTTTGGAAACAATAA
- a CDS encoding STAS/SEC14 domain-containing protein has translation MNTIKIKVSPLDLLQAIQQLSQPELYQFIETFLQFKAQKIAPNLSKQESELLLKINQDLPLELQHQYQILIEKRHQETLTESEYEQLLELTEQVEKYQAQRMEYLTQLAQIRQVSLTTLITQMGVKSINND, from the coding sequence ATGAATACTATTAAAATCAAAGTCTCACCATTAGATTTACTTCAAGCTATTCAGCAATTAAGTCAACCTGAATTATATCAATTTATCGAGACATTTCTGCAATTTAAAGCTCAAAAAATTGCGCCTAATTTATCAAAACAGGAATCTGAATTATTACTCAAAATCAATCAAGATTTGCCTCTAGAATTACAACATCAATATCAAATATTGATAGAAAAACGCCATCAAGAAACCTTAACGGAATCAGAATATGAACAACTTTTAGAATTAACTGAACAAGTAGAAAAATATCAAGCTCAACGCATGGAATATTTAACTCAATTAGCTCAAATTAGACAAGTTTCTCTTACCACCTTAATTACACAAATGGGAGTTAAATCAATTAACAATGACTGA
- a CDS encoding nucleotidyltransferase family protein, with protein sequence MNREEVLQILRTHQQELQNLGVKSLELFGSVARNEARSDSDVDLLAELSESMSLFQFIEAKLYIQDLLKCPVDMGTKDALREHLRQPILEDIVYVF encoded by the coding sequence ATGAACCGTGAAGAAGTATTACAAATTCTCAGAACACATCAACAAGAATTACAAAATTTAGGAGTAAAATCCCTGGAATTATTTGGTTCTGTTGCTCGTAATGAAGCTCGTTCTGATAGTGATGTGGATTTATTAGCAGAATTATCGGAATCAATGAGTTTATTTCAGTTTATTGAAGCTAAACTCTATATTCAAGATTTATTAAAATGTCCGGTAGATATGGGAACAAAAGATGCTTTACGCGAACATTTGCGCCAACCAATTCTAGAGGATATTGTCTATGTCTTCTAG
- a CDS encoding HepT-like ribonuclease domain-containing protein, with the protein MSSRNWLVRIQDILDSTCTIRDCAAGLTFETFCENKVIVKAVLYDYMIIGEASKHIPEDIKKRYPEIPWRLMGDMRNVVTHEYFQVRLKLIWQGINNDIPLLIQQLQNLLEKESQSLQ; encoded by the coding sequence ATGTCTTCTAGAAATTGGCTGGTTCGTATTCAGGATATTCTTGACTCCACCTGTACAATTAGGGACTGTGCAGCAGGACTGACCTTTGAAACATTTTGCGAAAATAAAGTTATCGTCAAAGCCGTACTTTACGACTACATGATTATTGGTGAAGCCTCTAAACATATTCCTGAAGACATAAAGAAACGTTACCCGGAAATTCCTTGGCGATTAATGGGTGATATGCGAAATGTTGTTACCCATGAATATTTTCAGGTTAGGCTCAAATTGATATGGCAAGGAATTAATAATGATATTCCTTTACTAATCCAACAATTACAAAATTTACTCGAAAAAGAATCTCAATCATTACAATAA
- a CDS encoding GNAT family N-acetyltransferase — MGFWKTWFSTPESLAANKNTAVNEHTAEVDGNSSVGKDQIVFSTERDIDLYELEELCDAVGWSRRPLRKVKKAIEHSFLVASMWQVRGNKKRLIGFARATSDHAFNATIWDVVVHPDFQSRGLGKALMKYVLKKLRNEEISNVTLFADPHVVDFYKTMGFMSDPEGIKGMFWYPQ, encoded by the coding sequence ATGGGTTTTTGGAAAACTTGGTTTAGCACTCCTGAATCTTTAGCGGCAAATAAAAACACTGCTGTTAATGAGCATACAGCGGAAGTTGATGGTAATTCTAGTGTAGGTAAGGATCAAATCGTTTTCAGTACGGAAAGAGATATTGACCTTTATGAACTTGAAGAACTCTGTGATGCAGTTGGCTGGTCACGTCGCCCCCTGAGAAAAGTAAAAAAAGCGATTGAGCATAGTTTTCTCGTGGCCTCTATGTGGCAAGTACGAGGAAATAAAAAGCGTTTGATTGGTTTTGCCCGTGCTACCTCAGATCATGCTTTTAATGCCACTATTTGGGATGTAGTCGTCCATCCTGATTTTCAAAGTAGAGGTCTAGGTAAGGCATTAATGAAATATGTCCTCAAAAAACTTAGGAATGAGGAAATTAGTAATGTCACTCTTTTTGCTGACCCTCATGTTGTAGATTTCTATAAGACGATGGGCTTTATGTCAGATCCTGAAGGTATAAAAGGAATGTTTTGGTATCCTCAGTGA
- a CDS encoding alpha/beta fold hydrolase, whose translation MATIEILGVPHTYELTAPTSCPHTLVFIHSWLNSSVYWQPVISRLSIDLQCLSYDLRGFGESQSQVTSDIELTATDSSMVSLSLDSMYSPSAYARDLAVLLQHLNISSAWLIGHSLGGTIALWTATQLPDCVQGVICINAGGGIYLKEAFEQFRAAGQKFLQVRPRWLSQMPLIDLLFTKASVLHPLDRYWARQRLIDFIVADPEAALGTLFDSTTEAEINCLPQLVSKLKQPVYFLAGADDKVMEPKYIRHLASFHWLFQSVGDNVIEIPDCGHLAMLEQPEAVAEHIRSIVTNGCQ comes from the coding sequence ATGGCAACAATAGAAATCTTAGGCGTTCCACATACTTATGAGCTAACGGCTCCCACATCATGCCCCCATACTTTAGTATTTATCCACAGTTGGCTAAATAGTAGCGTATATTGGCAACCTGTGATTTCTCGTCTATCAATAGATTTACAGTGTTTATCTTACGATTTGCGAGGGTTTGGTGAATCACAGTCCCAGGTGACATCAGATATAGAACTGACTGCTACAGACTCTAGTATGGTTAGTTTGTCTTTGGATTCTATGTACTCTCCATCTGCTTATGCTCGGGATTTGGCTGTGCTTCTCCAACACCTGAATATTTCTAGTGCTTGGCTAATTGGTCATTCTTTGGGTGGCACTATTGCTCTATGGACAGCGACTCAATTACCTGATTGTGTTCAAGGTGTAATTTGTATTAATGCAGGCGGTGGGATTTATCTTAAAGAAGCGTTTGAGCAATTTCGTGCGGCTGGGCAAAAATTTTTACAAGTCCGTCCTCGTTGGCTTTCACAAATGCCTTTGATTGATTTGTTGTTTACTAAAGCTAGTGTATTACATCCTTTAGACCGATATTGGGCGCGTCAACGACTGATTGATTTTATTGTTGCTGATCCAGAAGCTGCTTTAGGAACTCTTTTTGACTCGACTACGGAAGCAGAAATTAACTGTTTACCCCAATTAGTCTCAAAATTAAAGCAGCCAGTCTATTTTTTAGCTGGCGCTGACGATAAGGTGATGGAACCCAAATATATCCGCCATTTAGCAAGTTTTCATTGGCTTTTCCAATCCGTTGGCGATAATGTGATTGAAATTCCTGATTGTGGACATCTAGCTATGTTAGAGCAACCAGAAGCCGTAGCTGAACATATTCGGTCAATTGTCACCAATGGTTGTCAGTAG
- the tsaD gene encoding tRNA (adenosine(37)-N6)-threonylcarbamoyltransferase complex transferase subunit TsaD has translation MTTVLAIETSCDETAVAIIKNREVCSSIVASQISIHQQYGGVVPEVSSRQHLETLNYEIEQAMESSHLDWSQIDGIAATCAPGLVGALLVGLTAAKTLAIVHDLPFLGVHHLEGHIYATYLSEPSLNPPFLSLLVSGGHTSLIYVKDYGIYETLGETRDDAAGEAFDKVARLLKLGYPGGPIIDKLAQTGNPQAFALPEGKISLPGGGYHPYDCSFSGLKTAVLRLVQQLQKEGKEVPIADVVASFQDTIARSLTKRAIACARNYGLDTITVGGGVAANSGLRKHLQAAASKHNLRVLFPPLKFCTDNAAMIGCAAVEHLSRGRTSPLTLGVHSRLSLNQVMQLYEN, from the coding sequence ATGACAACCGTTCTAGCCATTGAAACCAGTTGTGATGAAACTGCTGTTGCAATTATTAAGAATCGTGAAGTGTGTAGCAGTATTGTTGCTTCACAAATTTCTATTCATCAACAATATGGTGGGGTAGTACCAGAGGTGTCCTCACGTCAGCATTTAGAAACCCTGAATTATGAAATAGAGCAAGCAATGGAGTCTAGTCATCTAGATTGGAGTCAGATTGATGGGATAGCTGCCACCTGTGCGCCTGGACTAGTAGGAGCGTTGCTGGTAGGATTAACGGCTGCCAAAACCCTGGCAATTGTCCATGATTTGCCTTTTTTGGGAGTGCATCACCTGGAAGGTCATATTTACGCGACTTACTTGAGCGAGCCAAGTTTAAATCCTCCCTTTCTTAGCTTACTTGTTTCCGGCGGTCATACAAGCTTGATTTATGTGAAAGATTATGGTATATACGAAACCCTGGGAGAAACCCGTGATGATGCGGCGGGTGAGGCTTTTGACAAGGTGGCGCGGTTGTTAAAACTGGGTTATCCCGGTGGACCAATAATTGACAAACTGGCACAAACTGGCAATCCCCAAGCCTTTGCATTACCGGAGGGCAAAATTTCTTTACCAGGTGGGGGTTATCATCCCTACGATTGTAGTTTTAGCGGATTAAAGACAGCGGTATTACGTTTAGTGCAGCAGTTGCAGAAAGAGGGCAAAGAAGTACCAATTGCCGATGTAGTGGCTAGTTTCCAGGATACTATAGCGCGATCGCTGACCAAAAGAGCGATCGCTTGCGCTCGGAACTATGGATTAGATACCATTACTGTAGGTGGTGGTGTAGCAGCTAATAGTGGGCTGAGAAAGCATTTACAAGCAGCAGCCAGTAAACATAACTTGCGGGTTCTATTCCCCCCCTTAAAATTTTGCACTGACAACGCCGCCATGATTGGCTGTGCAGCCGTTGAACACCTATCACGTGGCAGAACTTCCCCACTCACATTAGGAGTCCATTCCCGGCTCTCACTGAACCAAGTCATGCAGTTATACGAAAATTAA
- a CDS encoding photosystem I reaction center subunit III PsaF has protein sequence MRRLFALLLVMTLWFNFAPEANALGANLVPCKDSPAFQELALNARNTTTDPESGKKRFERYSQALCGPEGYPHLIVDGSLDHAGDFLIPSILFLYIAGWIGWVGRAYLQAIKTGSDAEQKEIQIDLGIALPIITSGFAWPAAAIKELLSGELTAKDSEITVSPR, from the coding sequence ATGAGACGATTGTTTGCTTTGCTTTTGGTGATGACTCTTTGGTTCAATTTTGCTCCTGAAGCTAATGCACTAGGCGCAAACCTTGTTCCTTGTAAAGACTCTCCCGCCTTTCAAGAGCTAGCACTAAATGCCCGCAACACCACCACTGACCCCGAATCTGGCAAAAAGCGGTTTGAACGTTATTCTCAGGCGCTCTGTGGCCCTGAAGGTTATCCTCACTTGATTGTAGATGGCAGTCTTGATCATGCTGGTGATTTTTTAATCCCTAGTATTCTCTTCCTCTACATTGCTGGTTGGATTGGTTGGGTAGGCCGTGCTTATCTCCAAGCAATCAAAACAGGATCAGATGCGGAGCAAAAAGAAATCCAAATTGATTTGGGTATTGCTCTACCTATCATCACCTCCGGTTTTGCTTGGCCCGCAGCAGCAATCAAGGAATTGCTCTCCGGCGAATTAACCGCGAAGGATTCAGAAATTACCGTTTCGCCACGTTAA
- the psaJ gene encoding photosystem I reaction center subunit IX, producing MAEKGNETNYLITFISTAPVAATIWLTITAGILIEFNRFFPDLLFHPL from the coding sequence ATGGCTGAAAAAGGTAACGAAACCAACTACTTGATTACATTCATTTCCACTGCTCCCGTTGCAGCAACTATCTGGTTGACAATCACAGCCGGGATTTTGATTGAATTTAATCGCTTCTTCCCTGACCTCCTTTTCCACCCCCTATAG
- a CDS encoding photosystem I reaction center subunit XI: MAIAARDPQKGDLETPINSAPLVKWFISNLPAYRPGLNPFRRGLEVGMAHGYLLFGPFHRLGPLRNAPNATLAGLLGSIGLVVILTACLSLYANSNPGKALASIAVPNPPVDAFNSKESWNNFTSAFLIGGIGGAVVAFFLTSNSGLIQGLLG; this comes from the coding sequence ATGGCAATAGCAGCACGTGATCCACAAAAAGGCGATCTAGAAACCCCCATCAATTCCGCTCCTTTGGTGAAGTGGTTTATTAGCAATTTACCAGCTTATCGCCCCGGTCTAAATCCTTTTAGACGCGGTTTGGAAGTCGGTATGGCTCATGGTTATTTACTATTTGGACCTTTCCATAGATTAGGTCCTTTACGCAATGCCCCCAATGCTACCTTAGCTGGTTTGTTGGGTAGTATTGGATTGGTTGTAATTTTGACAGCTTGCCTATCCCTATATGCTAACAGCAACCCTGGTAAAGCTCTTGCTAGTATTGCTGTACCCAATCCTCCTGTTGATGCTTTTAACTCTAAGGAAAGCTGGAATAATTTCACCAGTGCTTTCTTGATTGGTGGTATCGGTGGCGCAGTAGTCGCTTTCTTCTTAACCAGTAATTCTGGATTAATCCAAGGTTTATTGGGTTAA
- a CDS encoding phosphoketolase family protein produces MTIASISQTKPLTNTELQKINAYWRAANYLSVGQIYLLDNPLLREPLQQEHVKPRLLGHWGTTPGLNLIYAHFNRVIKKYDLNAIYIAGPGHGGPGIVANTYLEGTYSEYYPNISQDEEGMQKLFKQFSFPGGIPSHVAPETPGSIHEGGELGYALVHAYGAVFDNPDLIVAAVVGDGEAETGPLATSWHSNKFINPVTDGAVLPILHLNGYKIANPTVLARIPHGELESLFIGYGYKPYFVEGSEPAEVHQKMAAVLDTIIPEIQSIQREARVHGFQARPQWPMIVLRTPKGWTGPKEVDGKKTEGYWRSHQVPFSDIAGKPEHLQLLEDWLKSYKPEELFDTNGQLIPELAELAPKGQRRMGDNPHANGGILLRDLKMPDFSNYAVEVFKPGTVNAEATKVTGKFLRDIMKLNEESRNFRVFGPDETASNRLDPLFEVTNRAWDAETLPEDDHLSPDGRVMEILSETNCQGWLEGYLLTGRHGFFSCYEAFIHIIDSMFNQHAKWLKTTRHITWRRPIASLNYLLTSHVWRQDHNGFSHQDPGFIDHVINKKSEIIRVYLPPDANTLLSVTDHCLRSRNYVNVIVAGKQPALQYLDMDSAIKHCTKGLGIWEWASNDQDSETDVVMACAGDVPTLETLAAVDILRQNFPDLKVRVVNVVDLMTLQPKSEHPHGLNSKDFDTIFTTDKPIIFAFHGYPWLIHRLTYRHTNHQNIHVRGYKEEGTTTTPFDMVVMNDLDRFHLVMDVIDRVPKLGSQAAYVKQKLQDKLIEHKQYIQKHGEDMPEIRDWTWPY; encoded by the coding sequence ATGACTATTGCCAGCATTTCACAGACAAAACCTTTAACAAACACAGAATTACAAAAAATTAACGCCTATTGGCGTGCAGCCAATTATCTCTCTGTTGGACAAATATACCTCCTCGACAATCCTCTTTTGAGAGAACCACTCCAACAAGAACACGTCAAACCTCGACTATTAGGACATTGGGGAACTACCCCAGGGCTAAACTTGATTTACGCCCACTTCAACCGAGTTATTAAAAAATACGACCTCAATGCAATTTACATAGCTGGTCCTGGACATGGTGGACCCGGAATTGTTGCCAATACCTACTTAGAAGGAACATATAGCGAATATTACCCCAACATCTCCCAAGATGAAGAGGGAATGCAAAAACTATTTAAGCAATTCTCCTTCCCTGGTGGTATTCCCAGTCACGTCGCCCCAGAAACCCCTGGTTCTATCCATGAGGGGGGAGAATTAGGCTATGCTTTAGTTCATGCTTACGGTGCAGTATTTGATAACCCTGATTTGATAGTTGCGGCGGTTGTGGGTGACGGAGAAGCGGAAACTGGACCCCTAGCAACTAGCTGGCATTCTAACAAATTTATCAACCCTGTTACTGATGGTGCAGTTTTACCAATTCTGCATTTGAATGGATACAAAATTGCCAATCCCACAGTATTAGCACGGATACCCCATGGGGAATTGGAAAGCCTATTTATCGGCTATGGCTATAAACCTTACTTTGTGGAAGGTTCTGAACCGGCGGAAGTTCACCAAAAAATGGCGGCAGTATTAGATACAATCATTCCTGAAATTCAAAGTATCCAAAGAGAAGCGCGGGTACATGGTTTCCAAGCACGACCGCAATGGCCAATGATTGTTTTACGCACTCCTAAAGGTTGGACTGGACCCAAGGAAGTGGACGGGAAGAAAACAGAGGGTTATTGGCGATCGCACCAAGTCCCTTTTAGTGATATAGCTGGTAAACCGGAACATCTGCAATTGCTGGAAGATTGGCTAAAAAGTTACAAACCTGAAGAACTTTTCGACACCAACGGTCAACTGATTCCCGAACTGGCAGAACTAGCCCCCAAAGGTCAGCGTCGCATGGGAGACAACCCCCACGCTAACGGCGGAATTTTGCTGCGTGACTTGAAAATGCCTGATTTTAGCAACTATGCTGTAGAAGTATTTAAACCAGGGACAGTTAACGCTGAAGCTACCAAAGTTACTGGCAAGTTTCTCCGTGACATTATGAAACTCAACGAAGAAAGCCGTAACTTCCGCGTTTTTGGTCCCGACGAAACCGCCTCAAATCGTTTAGATCCTTTATTTGAAGTGACAAACCGCGCTTGGGATGCGGAAACTCTCCCGGAAGATGACCATTTATCACCGGACGGTCGAGTTATGGAAATCCTCAGCGAAACCAATTGTCAAGGCTGGTTAGAAGGATATTTGTTAACAGGTCGTCATGGTTTCTTCTCCTGTTATGAAGCCTTTATTCACATCATTGATTCCATGTTCAACCAACACGCCAAATGGTTGAAAACAACTCGGCATATTACTTGGAGAAGACCAATTGCCTCTTTAAATTATCTTCTCACTTCTCATGTTTGGCGACAAGATCATAACGGGTTTTCTCACCAAGATCCTGGTTTTATTGATCATGTAATTAACAAAAAATCCGAAATCATTCGTGTTTATCTACCACCTGATGCTAATACTTTGCTATCAGTAACTGACCATTGTTTAAGAAGTCGTAATTATGTCAATGTGATTGTGGCTGGTAAACAACCTGCATTACAATATTTAGACATGGATTCTGCAATTAAACATTGTACCAAAGGTTTAGGAATTTGGGAATGGGCTAGTAATGATCAAGACAGTGAAACCGATGTAGTTATGGCTTGTGCTGGAGATGTTCCAACTTTGGAAACTTTAGCGGCTGTGGATATTTTACGGCAAAATTTCCCAGATTTAAAAGTGCGAGTTGTTAATGTTGTGGATTTGATGACTCTACAGCCAAAAAGTGAACATCCTCACGGTTTAAATAGTAAGGATTTTGATACTATTTTCACAACTGATAAACCAATCATCTTTGCATTTCATGGTTATCCTTGGTTAATTCATCGTCTCACCTATCGGCATACAAATCATCAGAATATTCATGTGCGTGGTTACAAAGAAGAAGGAACAACAACCACACCTTTTGATATGGTGGTAATGAATGATTTAGATAGATTCCATTTAGTTATGGATGTGATTGACCGTGTACCAAAATTAGGTTCTCAAGCAGCTTATGTAAAACAAAAATTGCAAGATAAGTTGATTGAACATAAGCAATATATTCAGAAACACGGTGAAGATATGCCAGAAATCCGCGATTGGACTTGGCCATATTAA
- a CDS encoding RNA-guided endonuclease InsQ/TnpB family protein, which translates to MALRRETFRLYPNKQVSEKLSYHRQLHKDLYNAAVSNRITSYKKFGKSVSYFEQQNCLPDFKEVWIEYKVINSQALQATLKRVDFAFQRFFKGLAKYPRFKSIRHYSGWTYPSFTGWKVHSTGDNGYLELSKIGQIQMRGKARLWGHPKALDIVNRNGKWYASIVLEIDDTLLKNSRKTDNGVMAIDLGCNDAIAWTNGEDNGLVAAPRFFRKAEQKNQELGKSKRRKRSPNFKKKVKASRRWKKVQKLVSKLSRKVANQRQNFVHQETTRIISGNSTVVTEKLEVKKMSAKAKKGKRKKQKAGLNKSILDVGMGMIRDALKAKLSDIGGLFVEVPTRKVKPSQTCPKCGHQEKKSLAARTHVCHNCGYTQQRDIAAAEVMLLWYSNNLQGLGTSLLDVDDSSSTSNTSKPKNAGSMKQLGQKKRQKSQAPLGDVETPGSNEVSQG; encoded by the coding sequence ATGGCGTTACGTAGAGAAACTTTCCGACTATATCCAAATAAACAAGTCAGTGAAAAGTTGTCCTACCATCGTCAACTTCATAAAGATTTGTATAATGCTGCTGTATCTAACCGCATTACTTCATATAAAAAGTTTGGTAAATCTGTTTCTTACTTTGAGCAACAGAACTGTTTACCGGATTTCAAAGAAGTCTGGATAGAATATAAAGTAATTAATTCCCAAGCACTACAAGCCACATTAAAACGGGTTGATTTTGCTTTCCAAAGGTTTTTCAAGGGACTAGCAAAGTATCCTAGATTCAAGTCAATTCGCCATTATTCCGGTTGGACTTACCCATCTTTTACGGGTTGGAAAGTACATAGCACAGGAGATAACGGCTATTTAGAATTATCAAAGATTGGTCAAATCCAAATGCGGGGTAAAGCTAGACTTTGGGGGCATCCTAAAGCTTTAGATATCGTTAACCGCAATGGTAAATGGTATGCTTCCATCGTCTTAGAAATTGATGATACTTTGTTAAAGAATAGCCGCAAAACTGATAATGGTGTTATGGCAATTGATTTAGGTTGTAATGATGCAATTGCTTGGACAAATGGTGAAGACAATGGTTTAGTGGCTGCACCTCGGTTTTTCCGAAAAGCAGAACAAAAAAATCAAGAGTTGGGTAAATCAAAACGTCGAAAACGTTCTCCCAATTTCAAAAAGAAAGTTAAGGCTTCTAGAAGGTGGAAGAAAGTTCAGAAGTTAGTTAGTAAACTTTCGAGAAAAGTTGCTAACCAAAGACAGAACTTTGTTCACCAAGAAACTACACGAATAATCAGCGGTAATAGCACGGTAGTTACTGAAAAATTAGAAGTCAAAAAAATGAGTGCCAAAGCTAAGAAAGGTAAACGTAAAAAACAAAAGGCAGGACTAAATAAATCAATTCTTGATGTGGGAATGGGGATGATAAGGGACGCTCTAAAAGCGAAATTATCAGACATTGGTGGCTTGTTTGTAGAAGTGCCTACAAGGAAGGTAAAACCATCTCAAACTTGTCCAAAATGTGGGCATCAAGAAAAGAAGAGTTTAGCCGCAAGAACTCATGTTTGCCATAACTGCGGATATACCCAACAGCGCGATATCGCCGCCGCAGAAGTAATGCTACTTTGGTACTCAAATAATCTACAGGGGTTAGGAACTAGCCTCTTAGACGTGGATGATTCTAGCTCTACTTCAAACACCAGCAAACCCAAGAATGCTGGAAGTATGAAGCAACTCGGTCAAAAGAAACGTCAAAAATCTCAGGCTCCGCTAGGGGATGTAGAAACCCCTGGCTCAAACGAAGTTAGCCAGGGGTAG